The window AATAGAGGGGGtaatcccattttagaaaaggaaagggtTCTTGGGCAGCATAATCCCTCTAAAATATCACATTTTGAAGAAAGAAGAGTTTTGGGACAGTTCCAGCTACAAGATtactttgccaaaaaacccaCTTTTGAGAGTTCCAGAATTCATTCTTCTAGAAAAATAAGGGAAGTTCTTAGGCAGTACTAGCTTCTTAGACAAAAAAGTTCATATACATTgtcatccctctctctctctctctctctctctctctctcacacacacacacacacacacacacacacacacacacacactagtatTATAATACTGAGTGCCAGTAGGAGTCTCTGGGtttctctgtttgtttgttttttaaaggaggggGAGTCACTGGATTGTTGAAGAGTCTTCTTTCTAGAAACTCCATTTCTTTGCCTTTCAGAGAAAAACCAAACAACATGGTGGTAAGTCTAGAacatgggttcttaacctagtATTCACAGATATCTCCAGAAGTCCAAAgttagatttcagggggtccctGAACTTATATgcaaaaaattacatctttattttcactaatctgtaacagaaaatttgcatttctttcaatgattttaaaatattctgaaaagaggTCCAGGGATAAGAGATTTgctagaaaatatttaaaagccaGCTCTCTAGGAAAATGATATGcacaacatattttaaaatttaatttgtattattaagatattctccattactttcttaaatctaggcagtcaacaaaataataaaccaaactctgatttgtagcatttgctgatttctgaagtgtacatgctcacactgaaaagttAACCATCTGATCTCCTaagccagtttgagctggctctgtGAGTTGGTTccaccagatcattttacagataaggaaactgagagaaacagggttgcccagggtcacatagctggtaagtgtctgagaccagatttgaattcaggaagatccattttcctcactccaaacctggtgcgctatccactgtgctggTGAAtgaaatccagatcttctgatccAGAATCTAGTACTTTTCTCTACATGTCTAGGAGGTTTTTGATATACATTATTTTGTTTAAGTGCTTTCTCCACCCCaatctttttttgaggggtggggcaatgagggtaaagtgacttgcccagggtcacacagctagtaagtgtcaagtgtctgagacaggatttgaactcaggtcctcctgaatctagggctggtgctttatccattgtgccacccagctgccccctccaaccccaatcttaatagtatttttttcctaattacatgtaaagataattttcaatatttttttataagattttgagtcccaattttttccctcctttccttccctccccactccccaagaaagaaagcaatctgaggGGCAGCAGGGGAGTAGGGGaggtgttctcctggttctgctcacttcactcagcatcagttcatgtaagtccaggttttcctgaaatctgcctgctcatcatttcttatagcacaccagtgctccatcacattcatataccacaacttgtccagccattcccccacTGATGGGCTTTTGATGTACATTATAACCAGGTTTCACTTGCATAAAAATGGTAAGAAACAAGGAACCCCTGCCATGTGTTTTGCCCGTGGCAATGCCCCTGGTCATGTTTTGGCCTGGAGATCAAGGCAGTCTGATGTAGCAATCAGAAATAAACCATTTATAGCTGCAGAAGGGACCTGGCATGGATCTTATGTAACAGCTGCTGAAGTACATACTTCTAGTCTTAAACCTGATACtgaaattttattgatttaagaTTTACCCAGTCTACCTCCAAGAAGACTTAAGCTTGCTTACAAGTTAAAACACTGCCCCAAATGAGACTTTCGGGGATAGATAAAACAGAATAAAGATCATAAGATGGAAGGAGCCAGTGCTACCAGGCACCTGAGATGAACCAATGACTAACAATTAGATCCTAACATCAGCTCAAAGACTGGGTTTCTTAGCCATGGCCaagtgtcatggacccctctgtcAGTGTGGGTCAAATCTCTGGACCTCTTCTCACaagattgtttttaaaagcacaaaaataaaatacatccacttataaaggaaaccaattatattgaaatacggttgtcagtgggcagctaggtggcacagtggataaagcactggctctggattcaggaagacctgagctcaaattcggccccagacacttgacacttactagctgggtgaccttgggcattgctctaccaaaaaaagaaagaaagaaagaaaaaagaaatgcagctgtcaatttaaaaatattttttaaaaccaagttcacagaccctggttaagaaaccctgctctaagTTTTCTTGCAGCTAAGGCAAAAAGAGAAATCTCTGGGGCTCAGGACCACAGTCAGGGAACTTAATTTTCTGATCAAAGGCATACACAGTCATCTGCAGAGTCAAACTTTGCCCAAGAACCAAAGTTATTTTTCACAAGGCTTCTTATAAAGAAAACAAGGTAACAGGACAATGAGTTCAATATCAATTAAGACCTAGAAAGAAATGCTATTCAAACAGAAATTCTTATATTACCCATCCACAAATGCATAGGATCCGTCATAAGTTATCAAAGGCATTTCAGTTAGGGACTCTGATAATATCAGCCAGAGACATTGTTTTGTGACTATTTCACTTAGGACAGGAATAGGGCTCAGAGAATGTAGTTAATATGATACTAAATCAACCATCTTTGAGATATTGTTTTATACTTTCCAGATCGGCTAAagtgatagaaggggaaagtgacaaatgttggagaggatgtggaaagattgggacactaattcattgttggtggaattgtaaaataatccaaccattttggagagcaatctggaattatgtccaaggAGTTATTAAGTTACCTatgcccggggcagctaggtggcccagtggataaagcactggccctggattcaggagtacctgagttcaaatctgacctcagacacttgacacttactagctgtgtgaccctgggcaagtcacttaacctcaattgcctcaccaaaatttaaaaaaaaattaaaaaaaaagatacctacgcccaaggacaaacaacaacaaccctttgGGCCTaataagagaacattgtataagtAACATCGATATTGGAggagtttttttggtttggttttgtttttgtaggcaatgggggttaagtgacttgcccagggtcacacagctagttgagtgtcaagtgtctgaggccggatttgaactcaggtactcctgaatccagggccagtgctttatccactgggccacctagctgcccccccccagtactGTTCTTGTAGAATATctgattattatttttccccaagggcaatgagggttaagtgacttgcccagggtcacactgctactaagtatcaagtgtctgagtccagatttgaactcaggtcttcctgaatacagtgctttatccactgtgccacctagcaatattgttttaagactGCTCTTTCTATAAGAAAATCAGAGCCTGTTCCCCAAAATTGAATCAAAGGTGGCTGCTTCTGACTTTGGCAATTCATCAAAATTGATGAATTTTGCCTTGaatttctctcttctgatacAGTATATGAAAACCCAAACTTTCCAAACAAATAAATTGGGGGAGGAGTGATTATTCATAGGATCACAGGtttcaagctgaaagggacctgggatttcatctagtccaacccctctcaggagacagatgaggaaactgagtccagggagagattaagtgatgggCTCAAGGTGACATAAATAGAAAGTGGCAAGCCAGGTTGAAATAGATTGTTTATAACTGAATGAAGAATTAAGACCAACTAGATTGCAGAGaactgatgaagcatgctacccatctCTTGATAGAGATGAACTTGAAGGACTCAAGATACAGAATAATACTGTTTTCAGACAGCAAACTGGAGAATTTGTTGtatttgattatgcatatttgttacaagggctttcTGGATTTCTTTAAATAGAAAAGTCCCTCAGTACATTTACAATGTTATTCagtttacaaaaattatttatataccaCTTTCCATAAATACACTTATCACATAAATGGAGGCCCACCTCTATTTGCTCTAGGACTTCAAGCCCTTCACAAGTCTGAGCCCAACTTCTGAGGCTTGCCCTTCCTAGGTGAGAAGGTGGTAAAGCCACAAAATTTCCTTAGTGGCATATGTGGCAAAATGTCAATTCAACATTTCTGCCTATGTTGTTCTATTCTTGGAGATGACTATTATTTTAGCCTTTGGATGATTCCGGATGTTCTTTGACTAAAAGACTATGGAAAACCATAATCTCAGAACAATAAAAATTGTAGGGATGAGAGGGGGTCTCAAAATGCAAAACACATGATGGGCACAAACGAGCTACAGAAGGGTATAAAGAATATCATTAAGGATGTTTATGATTTGAAAAGAGGTGGTTCTCTCATGTATTAAGAGAAAGAGATAACAATGTGATAGCCCCCAGGAcctttaaattatttgttttaaaaatagaataatgtaaaaaaagatttaaaaatagacTAATGTCTCTAATGAGTTGCCTAGGTGGTCTTTGGAGTTCCTACAGAAGGGCATGGACAAGAACTGAATAGGATAAAAAGGCATGGATGGGATAGATGCTCTGCTCTGCTGGTGAAAGAAGCCACTCAGATAAGATCACGGATCCATTGCAATTAAATTGTCTCTGAATCTTATCCTTATATTGGACTATAAACTCTAGGAGGGCTCATAGTATAAAATACTGTATGCCCAAAAAACCCACAGTATTCCTCAAAGTCTTAGTGATGTTTAagctttgttgttgctcagtcatgtctgactcttcatgactccatctgaggttttctttgaaaagatactggaaggggcagctaggtggcgcagtggatagagcattggccctggagtcaggagtacctgagttcaaatctggcctcagacacttaacactcactagctgtgtgaccctgggcaagtcacttcaccccaattgcctcaccaaaaaaaaaaaaagaagaagaaaagaaaagatactggagtaatttgctatttccttctccagctcatttttacagattaggaaactgaggcaaaaagggtgaagtgacttgcccagggtcacacagctggtaaatatatGAGGCTGTATTTGgactcatgaaaatgaatcttcctgtttccaagtctAGCTGCCCATAACATCATTAGCATGTATTTTACTGTTTAAAAAGAACCATCATTagcatacatttaaaaacattcagtCATCAAAACCATATATTCTTACAGAGCCTAAATCTTCCAATTTCTCTTGATTAAATCTTCCACCATAGACTCTTTTACCACTTAACTTTCCAACCATAAGTACATGTAGCACCACTAAGTCCCTATAGTCATTTGAACTCCCAACTTTCCTGTTTCAGGAGTGGGAACGCAGTTTCCAAAGGCTTATTCCTGCTAGCTCTTTGACAGATTTGACATTACCAGTCTCAAAGGAGTTAGTGGTCCCAATACAAGCTGACCCGGGTAGGGCCACAAATCCAGAAAAGTCCGCTTAACTGGGCACAGACCTTAACTTCTCCTTCCCTGGATACCAAACTCCCCACCCCGTGCAGATTTGAGGTACAGTTATGCCAGGCCCACGAATCACCCCTCCTTTCTAAACATAGCCTCGTTTCCCAGAATAGGTGGTGGACTTTTCTTCCCAACCTACATCTTCCGGCCAGTCTGTCATTCTCTGAAATTGAACCCATAAaacataagaaacaaaaaagttagCAGGTTCATTCTTACTGACTTGCTTGAAATCCTAGAATTAAAGATCCCAAAGGGTAGCCTCCTGGGAGTCATCAATGTTCGATCttcaagggattttttttaactttagtaCACCTCATTAATAACAGAGGGAAAACGTACCCACTACATGCATCTTGGGAAACAATCACGTCTAAGAattgggaaaggaggagaggtggggtatcctccccacttcccctatcttcctccctctctccctcacctgTATTGACCTGTAGTCCATAGGTGGTTTGGGAGTGAGGAGGAGGGAACCAGGAATCGCTCCCCATCCGGGTAAATAGGCTGCAGTCGAAAGAGGTAGTGGCATGCTAGTCGGGGCGCTGCCAGGAGTGAGCAGCGGCTGGGATAGGTTCCCGTTAGCCAAGGCTAGGGACAAGGGCATCCCAGCAAGGACAAAGCATCTGATGTTTGGATTGCCAAGCTAAGAACAAACCCAAGCCTCTTCGTTGCATTTCCAGCGCGCGGTTTAAGGGACAACGCTAGAACTTTGGGCGCACTTGGTGCCAGGGCGGGCGGGGAGTTGAGGTTCACGGTGGCCTGAGCAGAAGCCGTTCATCGGGGCTTATCTCCACCACTCCCCGAGCACCTGCGCGGCGGTCTGTGAGGCCTTTGAGAAACTCACCCAACCCATTGCGTCCTAAATGCTATGAAGTTAGGAGGCAGGCCTCCCTTCTTAGGGCGAAGGGCCCTAGGAGTTCGTGGGAAGGAGCCCTGAAAGTTCACTTTGGGGCCCTTGAGGATAAGGAAcaatggaagggaaggaagaggatttATAGAAAGTCCTTCAACCAGACCCCGCTGACTGCTGATTCTAATCTAACGTGATGAGGGGGCCAAGCAGCGGCGCTCCCCACCCACTTCATCTGCGGGGAGGGCTTAAGGTCACTTCTGCTTTTTTCTTATTGTATGCCTGCGCTCGCAACTGGCCTGCactgcccctgccccagcccctgctcctgcccctgcccctgacTCGCACTCTCCGTTCCTGCCCCTGCTAAAGACCGCAGATGCCTGGGAAATTTGTCTTTAGCTCTTAACCCTTTGCCTCTCTTTCTCCTTAGTAATGGGACAAGAGGGTGAAGTCTTCACCACATAGACATATCTGAGCTTACTTTGGGAGCCCAACAAAACAGCATTTGCTGTGAACTGCCCTGCCTGGTCCTGAGGCCCAGAAGTTTAGAAACGGtcctgggggcaggggaaggattTTAACTTTGGGAAGAGTTACGGGAGCAAGCAGCCCGCAGAGGGTTTTAACCTGAGGTCTGGATCTCTAAACTTGGATGGAGGGGGGGAAAATCAAATCTTAATTTTCACTAATCTCaaagtgaaatttagcatttcctccaaTTATTGGGggaaaacattcttctgagaaggggcccatagaccaaaaaaataaaataaaataaaaacaaggggtAACGCAAAAAATAACCTGGAAACCAAATAACCAAAATACGGTTTGTTTCTGTTGCCGATATAAAGCCTCTTTCGTGTTCTAGTGTATAGGGCTCTGAAATTacagtcagaagacttgggttcacatTCCCTTTCGGCCACTATACTGTGTGAATagatgtgaccatgggcaagtacgTTCATTTAActcttttgggcctcagtttcctcgtggaTCTTGTAATACCTTACCTCTCCAGGCTGCTGCGCgattcaagtgagataatgtacgTAGAGTGCTGTATATATGTTAATGCCTAAAGAGATAATGAACTTATCAGGCAGCTGTGTGGAACACACGAGGAAGTAAGATCAGTATGGGCATGAAAAAGAATCACAGTGGATGGATGGGGAAGAGACAGAGCCGCACGGAGTAGAGGCTAGGAAAAACGGAGTTAGTTATTTACGTAATCCTAGGGAAAACCTATACCTAGAAATAATTTACATCACAATTACCTTATGAGGTCGGTCAGTCATAGGGCAAATATTACTTGGGCTGAGGGTCAGGGAGGTAAACgcgactagtaaatggaagatcCCGGATTCgaacccagttcttctggctCTGAGAGTGCACTgcattttcttcccccccccccgacccccccccaaaaaaaagcagaggACATCGATTTCTGTCCTAAGTTCTCGAATTCTTCCCAGGATGCCGCAGATGGCGACTTCAAGTCGTGTTCTGTTGTGCCTAAAACTCCGTTCCTTCTTAATTCGTACTCTCACTCCTCCACCTCTTCTCAAAGTCATTTTCGCAGTTACTAGGACCCAGCCATCTGGCTTTGTACTGGAAGATGGGAAAAGAAGGGTTGtgatgggaattttttttttttgaaagcaaaCCGAAGACAGAAATAAGTAGGTTGAAAATCTCTGGTACAGCTATTCGGGGGTCCCTTAGTCCAACTCAGCCACTACTAGGGGTCCTTGTTGGGAGGTCCCCTAACCCCCGCCCCCCCCGCTATTCTCCACCTTCCTCTCTCATATCTTGCCAGCGCGTGCCTAAGGAGCTCCCCCAATCCATTTCCCCAACTGGGCCCCAGCCGCCATCAGAAGTGAAGAGATGGGGGGCGGGAGATTTGGAGGGTGGCCTCTTTCGGAAGGTGTGATCGGCCTGAGAGGTTGAGGGACAGAGGGTGGGGATGGGCAGCTGTAGGGCTGAGAGTGAGAGGGCAGGCAGGCTGGTCTGTTTCCAGTAGACAGGCTCGGCTGGCCTGCTGCACCgggaagagaggggaggctaGGAGCTGCAGAATCCGCTGAAATCGACCTCAGAGGGAGGCACTGCCTTTCCAAGTCCCGCATCCCTCCAGCACCGCGCTCTCCCGCCCACCCCCCATTTATCTGAGCGAGCTGCTGCCTGGGCGGTCAACTGAGATTCCAAGAGCTCCtcgccctccctccccctcctcctcttccctttccctcttttcttcagcCCCATATCCCCGCTGCAGCCCGGGCGCTGTCCCCTCCCCGCtaccccttcccccgcccccttcTGTAAAAGCGAAATTGCTAAACTTGTAGCAAGAATGACCCCGCATTCAGGCCGCCGCCTCCCGCTGAACCTCTCGGCTCCCGGCTCGGCCGTGGCCTTAATCAGTGCGCCCCTCCCTGCTTCCCGCCCCaacctccgccccccccccagcctccccCTCTCCACCCAGCTCACAAAAAGTGGGGAACAAAACCCCCGCGcatttctctgtccctctgttcAGTAGACTGCTGCACAAAGCCCCCGCTCTGAGAAGCAATAGGGGAGCTCTGGGGGGACGTCAATCCAGACGCGCTGGGGTTTTTGTTCGTACAGGGGACCTCGCCTTCCTACCACACCTTTTGTTCTGGACTCCAATAAAAAGCCATTCTTTCCGCACCTTCCCGGCCCGGAGCCGCCTTTCAGCTTGGCCCGGCCCCACAATGGCGCGGCTCTCTAATGCCTCCCCATTCTCCCGCCTTGGCACGCTCACAATCGGGCCGTGTGGCAGGGCTGCCCTCGCACAGACATTCTCCGCGAGTGACTGGGAGCCCGACAAAGCCGCGGCTCCCGGGGAAAGAGCGGAGTCCGGCTCTAGCAgggctggggcggggggtggggtgaggggagtagggagaaaggagagaaactaGGAAGGGGGGGTAACATGGGCAGTAGTGGGATGAAGCACCCCCACTTTGGGTGTCGGAGtcggctggggagggaggagcagCTTCCCGGCTGGGCTCCGGCCTTGTGGGGGAGGTGGAGGCGATTTTTCAGCTACTCTCTGGCCCCTTGGAGGCTGTGACTCTATTGAGTTTTAAGGCCGAGAGCCTGAGCCTCAAGTTCAACGTGGCTGCAactcagagtggtatcatctataagattggggagggcagggagacAATAGAATTGGGGGCCAGAGCCAGCAGAAGGGTCGAAATATTTGGCAGCCCCAGAGCAACTGAAATTAGATGTACTTTTAAAAGAGAATAAGGAATCACCGTGGCAGGGGCCCCATTTTACCCCATGCATCCTACGCAGCAGGTCTATGGAAAGAGTATGGGGAAGAGAtgcaactctcatttcttttttctcttatcccTTAATTTTCCCTTTGACCCAATAAAGTTTCTGTAGCCGAATATGGATTTGGAAATATTGCACCTTCTTTATTAATTCCTGTAGTGTATGGCGGCTGGTGTGTACATGGTGTATATAAaaggtatatatatttataatatgtgcTGGATACAGAATATGgagcagaaaagaaacaaagtaacACCTTCCAGGGCGCCACGGGCTACACAATTTGTTTAACCCCCGAAACCCTTTGATCTGGTAGCCTGCTCTGCAAATCTGCAAATTGGACTGGAAAACCCGAGAGGCCCGGCTGGCGCCTGCCCTGGGGCGTCCCTGGAGGGGAGGCCGAGGACTCTCTCGCAGCCATCCAGGAGGTGGCGGAGGACGCTCTTAGAACCTACTTCTTTCCAGCACAAGCTCCCCTCCGTCCCCAGCCTAGCAAGTCTGCCTGGGGGGTATGGGATGGAGGGGGCAGGGTACGACTGGAAAGGACAGTTAGAAGGCTCGTTAAAGGACGGTAGTGTTTGAGGTGGGCGATGTGTGTGGAGATAGGTCCTTTTCTGAAACCAGGTTAGGCTGAGAGCTCGGAAAAGTAGCAAAGCGAAAAGAGGGAGTAGGGGGTCGGGTCACTCATTGCCCGTTTCTCCCcttcattttcccccctttcctagCTAATGCTATTTCTTCGTGCAAGCAGAGGGAAGGCTGGGGAAGAGAATTCCCTCGGGTCTGGCGCATAGTGAGGAGTGCATGCATCCCATCACTCTCCGCCCCGGGATGCAGGCTAGGAAGAGCAACCCAGCCTCGGGCCTTTTCTCTGAGCTTAGCTGCAGTTGGCCTGAAACAAGTCGCTGTTACATAGTATAGTTTTAAGTATAGATGTATAGAACATTATTTCTCCTCTATGCCAAATACAGTCTGATGTGGTAGAAACGGGGAGCCCTGCTTGTCCTCTCTGTCCCCACCATTTCCGGTCCCGAGTCAGTTGCACTCTGAGCCTTGGGGCGGGGAGATTTCTTTTACGAAGGGGACGCTGCCAGGTCCATCTTCCCCCGGCCAGGTCTTTCCCGCCCTTCAGTCTGAAGAATACCCTGCAGGCTGCTCCGGAGCCTCCTTGCCCGCCCCTACCAGGCTCGGATGCCCTGCAAGGTGCCCTGGGCGCAGGGGGGCACTGCGCTGCCCTGGTGGAGACTCTGGAGGGGCTGCGCCGCGCCCCCGAAGCCTCCCAGGTTGCTCACGTTCACAAAGGGGCCACCTCCTGCCGCGTTGCAAGCTGGCGGGATGGCGGCGGCTGCGGCAGCGCCGCTGCTCCCGGGGTAAGTGCAGCCGTAGTTGCCACTATAAGCGGCGGCTGCGGCCGCGGCCGCAGCCGAGTTCCCATAGCCGTAGCTCGGGAAGCTGTTGTAGGAGTAAGGGCTGGCGCCCACGCTATAAGGAGCGTTGTAACTCTGCGCGCCACTGATGCAGGGCTTTCCGTCCCGCACCAATACTGGCACCGCCACCCTCCTGGGAGGTGGTGGGTGCGGGTGCGCCCCCATCTCCAAGGACTTGTCCTGACGCTGCCTCTTACACTTGTACCTCCGGTTCTGAAACCAGATCTTCACCTGTGTAGACGTGAGCTTTAGGCTACTGGCGAGGTGCTCCCTCTCTGGCGCAGACAAATACCTCTGTTGCTTAAATCTCCTTTCCAGCTCGAAAACCTGAGCCTGAGAGAAGAGGACCCTGGGCTTTCTCCGGCTGCGCTGCTTCGGCCTCTCGCTCTCCTCGGCCTTACACTCTCCTGCCTCCAGCGGCTTCTTCAGCGGGCAGCTTTCTGAGGAAGGAGCAAAAACAACAATGTTCCTTAGCGTCCCCCTCAATCAGCCTTGAAGCACCATCTGCACAGGAGGCACTGATTATCAGGGGGTCGGTGTGCGAGTGTGTGCCTATATCTGTGACCgtttgtggccctgggcacaaTACTGGGGTGAGGAAGTGCCTTCCTGTGCTTGAAGTGTGCATCACCCTTTTCAGTTCACCTCCTACTGAGGAAAATCAACTTCTAATTCATGTCCTCAGTGTCCTAAATCCTGTCTATATGATGTTGTGCATTTACAGTTAAGTGCAATGTCGGTATAGTATGCAAGTAGGCTGTGAGATGTGTTTGTATTTACACTTTGGGACCTTCCTGACCTACTGCTGCGCAAGCAAGAATCATAGTGGCTAAAAATTTCTGTATGAATTTCCAGTGGTCTTTATCACAAGAAGCAGACACAgaggtatgtgtgtgggggggtgggggtcggGTGTCAGCTGCAGGTGGGTTGCAGGCCCAAGTTTACTGCCAGCTCTACACCAGACTGTCCTCAGGAAAGCAACAGGGCCTCAAGTTTCTCATGTAAAAGGGGGCTGGCCTGCTCTTTTAGTTCATCAACCCTTCCAGTGTGGCTCTATGATTCTATGCGTCTTTGACAAAGTCTCCCCAGAAATCTTATGAGGGATCTTGCTAAAGCTCTTTCTCCAGAACCCAGCTGAGTGGTCCCTCGGGAAGTCAAGGGCATATTCTACAGTGACACAAAGCAAGTATCTGGGAGTTTTCGGCTAAAGCTAAATAAAGCTTGATGGCTGGGCGCTAAGAAGGCCCAGGCCTGGAGTTGTCTGTTTACACCACCTTCTAACGGCGCAGTGGCTCCAGTAACCGAGCTCCCCAAATCGACCAGTTCTGGCCTCCAAGTCTGCATTACGGTTACTGAGTGGGAGCGCCTAGGCTGCCCCCAGGGCAGGAGACCAACAGTCTGTGGGCGTGAGAACAACTCTCTGACACCAAGGGATAGCGGAAAGGAGAGGGAGCTTCCTTTTTCTACATTAAATTATCATttttgggaaaaggaaggaaaaacccCACACCTAACTATGCATCATCAGGGCAAGTTCTCAGGCCAGGGGCAAAAAACCTGCTGGGAGCTACAGCGTCGGTGGCATTGATCTCTAGCGGACCCCCCCAGACTCCCGGGAACGCGCCCTTCCCCACACTTGCGGTTTGCAGGGTGACAGCCTCGCTCTCCATTCCGCGGCTGAGGTTTTCGGGGTCacctcttcccccaacccccgCCCCTTGCTCCCTCGCAGGTACCTGCGTTGTGGCGGAGCTGTCGCTGCACAGGACTGGAGCCTGACCCCCACCAAAGGCTAAAGGAGCGGGAGGCCCTGCTGGCAGTTTATGGGAGGTGTGCGGGCCTCCGCCTTTGTTCCAGGTGTGCGGGCGCTTTTCCTGCCCCCTCTACTCACTCTGGCTCCTGTCCCTCACGACCCCGTCGGCCTCCTCTTCTTGGTCCTTGGGCCCGCAGGAGCCGCGGAGGACCGTGTGGACATAGCTCTCGGGACAGATCCCCGTCTCCCCGTGGCTCTCGGCTGCGGCTATTGAGTTTAAATAGGGcagtttctctccctcctcctcctcctcctcccccccatcaGAAAATTGGGCCGCCTCCCCCGCAGCCAACATGCAGGAGGCCGAGTGGAAATGCTGCTCCAAGTCCGTCTGCAAGTGCCCGCCGTGgtactgttgttgctgctgttccaGATTCAAAATGTCTTTGACAGAGAAAGGTGTGGAAGTGACCGGGCTTGGTAACATCATCAGAGCAACTTAATTGCTCAAAGCAAATACTCAATAAATCCTCGACGGAGGGGCGGGGAAGCGGTTCCTGCTGTCCTCCTGCCTCTACCTCTGCTGCCGAATAGGACTTTTGACAAACGATGGACGAGGTCCTGCTGCAGTCTAAATTGCCTCCATTAGCCTGGAAC is drawn from Dromiciops gliroides isolate mDroGli1 chromosome 2, mDroGli1.pri, whole genome shotgun sequence and contains these coding sequences:
- the NKX2-3 gene encoding homeobox protein Nkx-2.3, translating into MMLPSPVTSTPFSVKDILNLEQQQQQYHGGHLQTDLEQHFHSASCMLAAGEAAQFSDGGEEEEEEGEKLPYLNSIAAAESHGETGICPESYVHTVLRGSCGPKDQEEEADGVVRDRSQKSCPLKKPLEAGECKAEESERPKQRSRRKPRVLFSQAQVFELERRFKQQRYLSAPEREHLASSLKLTSTQVKIWFQNRRYKCKRQRQDKSLEMGAHPHPPPPRRVAVPVLVRDGKPCISGAQSYNAPYSVGASPYSYNSFPSYGYGNSAAAAAAAAAYSGNYGCTYPGSSGAAAAAAIPPACNAAGGGPFVNVSNLGGFGGAAQPLQSLHQGSAVPPCAQGTLQGIRAW